One window from the genome of Alkalihalobacillus sp. LMS6 encodes:
- a CDS encoding multidrug effflux MFS transporter — translation MEQTAITGKKRFGLALLLGTLAAFGPLTIDMYLPSFPSIASDLGSPASLVQLSLTACLLGLGTGQLVVGPLSDSKGRKKPLVISIFLYVLASLACAMAPNITTLIVARFMQGFTAAAGIVISRAIVRDLFNGRELTKFFSLLMLINGLAPILAPVFGSAVLLLPGANWNWIFITLAILGLVIVLIVINRLKETLPEENRTQSSIGHTLRTFKSLLLDRTFMGFAFTQGLMMGGIFAYVSGTPFVYQGIYNVSPQVFSLLFAVNGLGIIVGTHLVGRYAGIIPERSFLRFGLITASIASSVLLIMTIMNGPLFTIVIPIFLFVSMIGMIGTTSFSLAMEAQGGRAGSASALLGLLPFVIGAITAPLVGIAGEDTAVPMGLIMFLSSIAALAAFYFLAKGGKDVQEAKDL, via the coding sequence TTGGAGCAAACAGCAATTACGGGTAAAAAACGGTTCGGTTTAGCCTTATTACTCGGGACGTTGGCAGCGTTTGGACCACTAACGATTGATATGTATTTACCTAGCTTTCCGTCTATTGCATCGGATTTAGGCTCACCAGCTTCGTTGGTACAGCTCAGCTTAACTGCTTGTTTGTTAGGTCTAGGTACAGGTCAACTAGTTGTTGGACCGTTGAGTGACTCGAAAGGAAGAAAAAAACCGCTTGTTATATCAATCTTTTTGTATGTGCTCGCGTCTTTAGCTTGTGCGATGGCACCAAATATTACAACACTGATAGTGGCGAGGTTTATGCAAGGTTTCACAGCAGCAGCGGGAATCGTCATTTCAAGAGCGATTGTCCGTGATTTATTTAATGGAAGAGAACTAACGAAATTTTTCTCATTATTAATGCTTATTAATGGGTTAGCGCCGATTTTAGCTCCTGTTTTTGGTAGTGCAGTTTTGTTGTTACCAGGTGCTAATTGGAACTGGATTTTTATTACACTGGCTATCCTTGGTCTTGTCATTGTTCTGATTGTCATTAATCGCTTAAAAGAGACGTTGCCTGAAGAAAATCGAACGCAAAGCAGTATTGGTCATACATTGCGGACATTTAAGAGCTTACTATTAGATCGAACATTTATGGGTTTTGCGTTCACTCAAGGGTTAATGATGGGAGGAATTTTTGCATACGTGTCAGGAACTCCTTTTGTTTATCAAGGTATCTACAATGTATCACCCCAAGTATTTAGTCTGTTGTTTGCCGTAAATGGGTTAGGGATTATTGTTGGGACTCATTTAGTCGGCCGATATGCAGGAATTATACCTGAGCGTTCATTTCTTCGTTTTGGGTTAATAACGGCTAGTATCGCCAGTAGCGTATTGCTCATTATGACGATCATGAATGGACCATTATTTACGATTGTGATCCCCATCTTCTTATTTGTTTCTATGATTGGTATGATTGGAACGACATCTTTCTCTTTGGCAATGGAAGCACAAGGGGGGAGAGCGGGTAGTGCCTCAGCCTTACTTGGGTTATTGCCGTTTGTAATTGGAGCGATAACGGCACCACTTGTCGGTATTGCAGGTGAAGATACGGCTGTACCAATGGGATTAATCATGTTCCTATCAAGCATTGCGGCTTTAGCAGCGTTTTATTTTCTTGCAAAAGGCGGAAAAGACGTTCAGGAGGCAAAGGATCTTTAG
- a CDS encoding pentapeptide repeat-containing protein gives MRIEAPKIPESLTERKLLKMIEEHENEAVYISINEEDARDVIVERFVLSNARVSRTTFTGAQMPRADFTDVQFINCDFSNVDFSESIFHRVEFIDCKLIGSHFSNAHLTQTTFSNSMLNLSNFIDVRIKQVQFTKSSMKQMNVANGKIKGLYLNECDIDNISFFETPLMGVDISTCTYNRIEASQQVIAGLIVSRDQAVGFARLLGLRIKEEM, from the coding sequence ATGAGAATTGAGGCACCAAAAATACCGGAGTCTTTAACAGAAAGAAAGTTGCTCAAAATGATAGAGGAGCATGAGAACGAAGCTGTCTACATATCGATCAATGAAGAAGATGCACGTGATGTAATAGTTGAGCGATTCGTCCTTTCAAACGCTCGCGTGTCACGCACGACGTTTACGGGTGCACAGATGCCTCGTGCAGATTTTACAGATGTGCAATTTATAAACTGTGATTTTTCAAATGTGGATTTCTCAGAAAGTATCTTTCATCGGGTGGAATTTATTGATTGCAAGTTGATTGGGAGTCATTTTTCAAATGCTCATCTGACGCAAACAACTTTCTCAAATAGCATGTTGAATTTAAGTAACTTTATTGATGTTCGAATCAAGCAAGTTCAGTTTACAAAGTCGTCAATGAAACAAATGAATGTAGCAAATGGGAAGATCAAAGGGTTATACCTGAATGAGTGTGATATAGATAATATCAGTTTTTTTGAAACGCCATTAATGGGTGTTGATATAAGTACATGTACCTATAACCGAATAGAGGCGTCACAGCAAGTGATCGCTGGGTTGATTGTGTCGAGAGATCAAGCGGTTGGCTTCGCACGATTATTAGGTTTAAGAATAAAGGAAGAAATGTAA
- a CDS encoding carbohydrate ABC transporter permease, which yields MKLVGKLLKYLVLLIGLFITLGPFYWMVVGATNSSGALLSVPPNLVPGDQLVQNFQNLVANIDIFQALWNSTVITVIFTSVAGIISAAAGYAFAKFEFKGRGPIFALLLASMMIPYQALIIPQFELFANLGILNTYSAIILPQLAYPFAIFLMRQSMKSIPDSILESARIDGCGEYRMFFRIALPMMLPAIGAVSIFLFTHQWNNFLWPLVAIVTEDMYTLPIVLSILGGQDNLDYGQLMLAATISVLPIFIMFLFLQRYFIAGIASGAVKE from the coding sequence ATGAAACTAGTTGGAAAGCTATTAAAGTATCTTGTTTTACTCATAGGTCTTTTTATTACGTTAGGGCCTTTTTATTGGATGGTTGTGGGAGCGACAAACTCTTCAGGCGCATTGCTATCCGTACCGCCGAACTTAGTCCCTGGAGATCAGCTTGTACAAAACTTTCAAAATCTAGTTGCGAACATCGATATCTTTCAAGCATTGTGGAATTCAACGGTTATCACGGTCATCTTTACGAGTGTAGCTGGCATCATAAGTGCGGCAGCGGGCTATGCATTTGCAAAATTTGAATTCAAAGGCAGGGGGCCAATCTTTGCGCTTTTGTTAGCGTCAATGATGATTCCTTATCAAGCTCTTATCATTCCACAATTTGAGTTGTTTGCAAATTTAGGTATCTTAAATACGTATAGCGCAATTATTTTACCGCAACTTGCTTATCCGTTTGCCATTTTTCTTATGCGGCAAAGTATGAAGTCTATTCCAGATTCCATCCTTGAATCTGCAAGAATTGATGGTTGCGGAGAGTACCGAATGTTTTTTCGGATTGCACTGCCGATGATGCTGCCGGCAATAGGCGCGGTCTCGATCTTTTTATTTACCCACCAGTGGAACAATTTCTTATGGCCGCTTGTGGCAATCGTGACGGAAGATATGTATACACTTCCGATTGTGTTATCCATTCTCGGCGGGCAAGATAATCTTGATTATGGCCAGCTTATGCTAGCAGCAACCATTTCTGTATTGCCTATTTTTATCATGTTTTTGTTTTTACAACGTTATTTTATTGCGGGCATTGCGAGCGGCGCCGTAAAAGAGTAA
- a CDS encoding glycosyltransferase, protein MKAKFSHVTPNNHVFYQIDGDLPSGWYFLSFTYKGKHSVPIRLYWTFDQAGFKQTWSEEIGLLDSKLVNQHLFSCYLSPHLTKLQVSLEFEEETPHELAITQATPMLLNTFLSLAWSKKHQHFNIEWDGTNHLMNYNRYRAFKLLENKRNLAPLLTAMRHDIPDEHAYYLLQEKEPALSLCDGPVVSVVIPVYDVNIKYLLEAVRSVQNQSYQAVDCIVVIHESIPDNLIDQFKEEVHNQNLRIMKGSGVGTKASLINQGLSVVMGEQVLILQPDDRLAVNGIAWLMRTEADVVYSHEAYINETGTFVNVYEKPAWSPELLLAHNYLGTGVMISTKLLKSSGAFRTQYGQASDYDFYLRITEVAASVERVEKYAYHKRLASDLCEWESDETRQQETVQLGKKALEEALVRRKQSGKVFIKDEESNLYAIRMNVPDQVKISILICTRDQPGLLERCLVSIFEKTTYQHFEVLVVDNGSVENETAALFEKWKQQEANRFRVIRDDRPFNFSALNNEAVKKSTGELIVLLNNDIEVLSSMWLEDMAGYAIQEEIGAVGALLYYQSGHVQHAGAIFNDVAPIHSFYKGLLGDNAVSKLVQLQRNFLAVTGACLMVKRSLYEEVGGLDEAFESSYNDMHFCMELYARGKRNVLIPEAKLYHHESISRGRLQTIDKQEEWMRELGRFRSLWGHYFQKDPFVSSHTF, encoded by the coding sequence ATGAAGGCAAAATTTAGCCATGTTACTCCCAATAATCATGTCTTTTATCAGATCGATGGAGATCTTCCTTCTGGCTGGTATTTTCTATCTTTTACTTATAAAGGCAAGCATTCTGTACCGATTAGGCTTTATTGGACATTCGATCAAGCTGGTTTTAAACAAACGTGGAGTGAGGAGATTGGCTTGTTAGATAGCAAACTTGTTAACCAGCATCTATTCTCTTGTTATCTTTCTCCTCATCTAACCAAGCTCCAGGTTTCATTAGAATTTGAAGAAGAGACACCACATGAACTCGCGATCACACAAGCGACCCCTATGTTGCTTAATACGTTTTTATCTCTTGCTTGGTCAAAAAAACATCAACATTTTAACATTGAGTGGGATGGCACGAACCATTTGATGAATTATAATCGCTATCGAGCTTTTAAGTTACTTGAAAACAAACGAAATTTAGCCCCACTTTTAACAGCTATGAGACATGATATTCCTGATGAGCATGCATATTATCTTTTGCAAGAAAAAGAACCTGCACTTAGCTTATGCGACGGTCCGGTCGTTTCAGTTGTCATTCCAGTATACGACGTCAATATTAAGTATTTATTAGAAGCCGTGCGCTCTGTTCAAAATCAATCGTATCAAGCTGTGGATTGCATCGTTGTAATTCATGAAAGTATTCCAGACAATCTCATTGATCAGTTTAAAGAAGAAGTGCATAATCAAAACCTCCGTATTATGAAAGGAAGTGGGGTAGGCACAAAGGCTTCTTTAATCAATCAAGGGTTGTCGGTCGTTATGGGAGAACAAGTGTTAATTCTACAGCCTGATGATCGGTTAGCGGTAAATGGCATTGCGTGGTTGATGCGAACAGAAGCGGACGTCGTATATAGTCATGAAGCGTATATAAACGAAACAGGTACGTTCGTTAATGTGTACGAAAAGCCGGCATGGTCACCAGAACTTCTTTTAGCCCATAATTACTTAGGAACTGGTGTGATGATTTCGACGAAACTTTTAAAAAGTTCAGGTGCATTCCGAACGCAATATGGGCAGGCAAGTGACTATGATTTCTATTTAAGAATAACGGAGGTAGCAGCTTCAGTTGAAAGAGTGGAAAAATATGCTTATCATAAGCGCTTGGCCTCTGATTTATGTGAATGGGAAAGCGATGAAACGAGACAACAAGAAACGGTTCAGCTTGGAAAAAAGGCGCTAGAGGAAGCGCTCGTAAGAAGAAAGCAAAGTGGCAAAGTGTTTATAAAAGACGAAGAGTCAAATCTTTATGCCATACGTATGAACGTACCGGATCAAGTGAAAATAAGCATTCTTATATGTACCCGAGATCAGCCGGGATTACTAGAACGTTGTTTGGTATCGATTTTTGAGAAAACGACGTATCAACATTTTGAAGTTCTGGTTGTTGATAATGGATCTGTTGAAAATGAGACGGCTGCTCTGTTTGAAAAATGGAAGCAGCAAGAGGCAAATCGATTTCGTGTGATTCGAGATGACCGACCATTTAATTTTTCTGCTTTAAATAACGAAGCAGTAAAAAAATCAACTGGTGAATTAATCGTATTATTGAACAACGACATTGAAGTTCTGTCTTCCATGTGGCTTGAAGATATGGCGGGTTATGCCATTCAAGAAGAAATTGGCGCGGTCGGTGCGTTGCTTTACTATCAAAGTGGCCATGTCCAACATGCTGGAGCCATCTTTAATGATGTGGCGCCTATCCACTCGTTTTATAAAGGACTTCTGGGCGACAATGCGGTTTCAAAACTTGTGCAGTTACAAAGAAATTTTTTAGCTGTAACAGGAGCATGTCTGATGGTAAAGCGATCGCTTTATGAGGAAGTTGGCGGACTAGATGAAGCTTTTGAATCGTCTTACAACGATATGCATTTTTGTATGGAGCTTTATGCTCGAGGCAAACGAAATGTGTTGATCCCAGAAGCTAAACTATATCATCATGAATCGATTTCAAGAGGGCGTTTGCAAACAATCGACAAGCAAGAAGAGTGGATGCGAGAACTGGGACGATTTCGATCATTATGGGGACATTATTTTCAAAAAGATCCTTTTGTTAGCAGCCACACGTTTTGA
- a CDS encoding bifunctional 2-polyprenyl-6-hydroxyphenol methylase/3-demethylubiquinol 3-O-methyltransferase UbiG, whose product MTQSERKESAYYRVLNHALLHLIQPTDVEVLDIGCAAGYLGEAIKVKTGGLVSGVELISEAAEEAKARLDQVVCANIEADTLPFHDQQFDAVVFGDVLEHMLDPWRVVRKTATLLKPSGSIYASIPNVGHITIIEQLLKGTWTYAESGLLDKTHFRFFTKEEIRKLFEENGFSIESITQLMNTGEREDQLIKGLRSLATAFQIPVDDLQERATAYQYIVHARKKG is encoded by the coding sequence ATGACTCAATCTGAGCGTAAAGAAAGTGCTTATTATCGAGTGCTGAACCATGCGCTATTACATTTAATTCAACCAACTGATGTAGAAGTTCTTGATATTGGATGTGCGGCGGGGTATTTAGGAGAAGCGATTAAGGTGAAGACAGGAGGACTCGTCTCAGGGGTTGAACTTATATCAGAGGCTGCAGAAGAAGCGAAAGCAAGGCTCGACCAAGTCGTATGTGCAAACATTGAAGCAGACACACTCCCTTTTCACGACCAGCAATTTGATGCTGTTGTGTTTGGTGATGTGCTCGAACATATGCTAGACCCTTGGCGTGTAGTGAGAAAAACAGCAACGTTACTCAAGCCTTCAGGTTCCATTTACGCAAGCATCCCAAATGTTGGACATATTACCATCATCGAACAGTTGTTGAAAGGAACATGGACATACGCAGAATCAGGCTTACTCGATAAGACTCATTTCCGATTTTTTACGAAAGAAGAAATACGAAAGCTGTTTGAAGAGAATGGGTTTTCTATAGAATCAATCACCCAATTGATGAACACTGGGGAAAGAGAAGATCAATTGATTAAAGGGTTACGTTCTCTAGCAACAGCGTTTCAAATACCAGTAGATGATCTTCAAGAGCGGGCAACAGCTTATCAATATATCGTTCATGCTAGGAAGAAGGGGTAA
- a CDS encoding methyltransferase domain-containing protein: MGELKSKRDAAAALIGQLDKQLRCPFCRHVLVWDQSYRFTCAENHSFDLSKQGSLFLVKQAANSQYNGPLFQARHNMIQQFQLYAPIYEPISLELKNKDVILDAGTGEGSHLNELKKRVPDIVPIGLDLSKDGINQAGKLYRDSVWMVGDLANLPFQNESINVILNILSPSNYAEFKRVLKQGGKLIKVIPGENYLQELREYTNETTNVTYSNHQTVALFNQHFSEVQIKTVQYKKELTQTERQAIVNMSPLGWSVSAEAKQMYIQEGQSTITIDLTLLIAKA; the protein is encoded by the coding sequence ATGGGGGAGTTAAAGAGTAAACGCGATGCTGCTGCAGCATTAATTGGACAGCTAGACAAACAGTTAAGGTGCCCCTTCTGTCGGCATGTTTTAGTGTGGGATCAATCGTATCGTTTCACATGTGCGGAGAACCACTCATTTGATTTATCGAAACAAGGATCACTATTCTTAGTGAAACAGGCTGCAAATAGTCAATATAATGGGCCGTTGTTCCAAGCAAGACATAACATGATTCAGCAATTTCAGCTATATGCGCCAATTTATGAGCCCATTTCTTTAGAGCTAAAAAATAAAGATGTGATACTAGATGCTGGAACAGGTGAAGGTTCTCACTTGAATGAACTTAAGAAAAGAGTCCCGGACATCGTTCCAATTGGATTAGACTTATCAAAAGATGGCATTAACCAAGCGGGGAAACTTTATCGAGATAGCGTATGGATGGTAGGAGATTTAGCCAATCTTCCGTTTCAAAATGAATCAATCAACGTCATACTAAACATCTTATCTCCTTCAAATTACGCTGAATTCAAGAGAGTATTAAAACAAGGTGGGAAACTGATTAAAGTAATACCAGGTGAGAACTATCTCCAAGAACTAAGAGAATACACGAACGAAACAACAAACGTAACGTATTCAAACCACCAAACCGTAGCCTTATTTAACCAGCATTTTTCTGAAGTACAGATAAAGACAGTTCAGTATAAAAAAGAATTAACTCAAACAGAGCGTCAAGCGATCGTCAACATGTCGCCACTCGGATGGTCTGTTTCGGCAGAAGCGAAGCAAATGTATATTCAAGAAGGTCAATCGACAATCACAATTGATTTAACTCTTTTAATCGCCAAGGCTTAG
- a CDS encoding NUDIX hydrolase: MKTLDYVNALRQKVGNDPLLLPGAVVLIFTDQGELLLEHRKDGGWGLPGGLMELGETIEGTATREVFEETGLVITSLQLLGIFSGEDYHFTFQNGDEIYSVTAVYWTNQYSGKLKHNSNESVDVKFFKTLPPELKDEYKDYIMPYYSSIIEKQRTSTHE, encoded by the coding sequence GTGAAGACATTGGATTATGTAAATGCTTTACGCCAAAAAGTAGGGAACGATCCTTTACTATTGCCTGGAGCGGTCGTGCTTATTTTTACTGATCAGGGAGAATTGTTACTTGAACATCGCAAAGATGGAGGATGGGGACTTCCGGGTGGTCTTATGGAACTTGGTGAGACGATTGAAGGGACAGCTACTCGCGAAGTTTTTGAAGAAACGGGGCTCGTGATTACATCTCTTCAATTACTCGGCATTTTTTCAGGCGAAGACTACCATTTTACCTTTCAAAATGGGGATGAAATTTATTCCGTTACTGCGGTTTATTGGACCAATCAGTATAGCGGCAAGTTAAAACATAACAGCAATGAATCCGTTGATGTGAAATTTTTCAAGACGCTCCCTCCTGAACTGAAAGATGAATACAAAGATTACATCATGCCCTATTACTCATCAATTATCGAAAAACAAAGAACATCCACGCATGAGTAA
- the htpX gene encoding protease HtpX — protein sequence MGKRIMLFIGTNILVLTTIFLVWSLIIQFTGIDGSFVSSDGSIQFAVILLFSAIVGFAGSFISLAMSRWIAKTMMKVKVIDPDGPMSRDEKAIVEKVHRLSRAAGLVHMPEVGIYQSNEVNAFATGPSKKRSLVAVSSGLLDTMDDDAVEGVIAHEVAHVANGDMVTMTLLQGIVNTFVVFFSRVIAIVLSRFVRPEFQFIVQFASIIILQILFSILGSLVISAYSRHREFHADRGGADLAGKDKMVHALRSLQQYVNRAKAGDHLDDTAVQTMKINGGKSMMKLMSTHPDLNDRIARLEQR from the coding sequence ATGGGGAAACGAATTATGTTGTTCATTGGAACGAATATTCTTGTTCTAACAACAATTTTTCTTGTGTGGTCATTGATCATTCAGTTTACAGGCATTGATGGATCATTCGTATCGAGTGATGGTTCCATCCAATTTGCTGTTATTTTATTATTTAGTGCGATTGTTGGGTTTGCAGGTTCCTTTATTTCATTAGCGATGTCTCGTTGGATCGCAAAAACGATGATGAAGGTCAAAGTAATCGATCCTGATGGTCCAATGTCTAGAGATGAGAAAGCAATTGTAGAAAAAGTTCATCGCTTATCAAGAGCAGCTGGCTTAGTGCATATGCCAGAGGTAGGCATTTATCAAAGTAATGAAGTGAATGCATTTGCAACAGGTCCATCAAAAAAACGATCGCTCGTAGCGGTCTCATCAGGATTATTAGACACGATGGACGACGATGCTGTTGAAGGTGTTATCGCACACGAAGTTGCCCACGTTGCGAATGGTGATATGGTTACAATGACGCTATTGCAAGGAATTGTTAATACATTTGTAGTGTTCTTCTCCCGTGTGATTGCAATTGTTTTATCACGCTTTGTGCGCCCGGAATTTCAGTTTATTGTCCAATTCGCTTCAATTATTATTTTACAAATTCTCTTTTCTATACTAGGAAGCCTTGTTATTAGTGCCTATTCACGTCATCGTGAATTCCACGCAGATCGTGGTGGTGCAGACTTGGCAGGAAAAGATAAAATGGTTCATGCGCTACGTTCATTGCAACAGTATGTAAATCGCGCGAAAGCAGGGGATCATTTAGACGATACTGCTGTTCAAACGATGAAGATTAATGGTGGAAAATCAATGATGAAATTGATGTCGACACACCCTGATTTGAACGATCGAATTGCACGATTAGAACAACGTTAA